In Musa acuminata AAA Group cultivar baxijiao chromosome BXJ2-10, Cavendish_Baxijiao_AAA, whole genome shotgun sequence, a genomic segment contains:
- the LOC135625638 gene encoding uncharacterized protein LOC135625638, translating to MQEGHSIARPPLFNGSDYTYWKTRMRIFLISMDFELWSIVENGFQKSSLPMSEWNESEKKVFALNAKAMNALFCALDKNEFNRVSMCDSAFDIWRTLEVTHEGTSRVKESKINILVHSYELFRMKPSESIGDMYTRFTDVINGLKALGKDFTNFELVTKILRSLPKSWDPKVTAIQEAKDLKAFPLEELIGSLMTY from the coding sequence atgcaagagggccattctattgcacgaccacctttgtttaatgggtcggattacacatattggaagactcgcatgaggatcttcctcatttctatggactttgagctttggtctattgttgagaatggatttcaaaaatcttctcttccgatgagtgaatggaatgaatcggagaagaaggtttttgctttaaatgcaaaggctatgaatgccttgttttgtgcattagacaaaaacgaatttaatcgtgtttcaatgtgtgattcggcttttgatatttggagaactcttgaggtcactcatgaaggcactagccgagtgaaagagtccaaaatcaacatccttgtgcactcttacgaacttttccgaatgaaaccaagtgagtccatcggagacatgtacacccggtttacggatgtcatcaatggactcaaagctcttggtaaagattttactaactttgaactagtaactaaaatcttaagatccctccctaaaagttgggatccaaaagttacggccattcaagaggccaaagaccttaaagcattccctcttgaagaactcattgggtctctaatgacctac